The DNA window ccatctgcaagcccctACACTACTTGACCATCATGGACTGGAAATTCTGCTCCATACTGGTGGTGTCCTGTTGGCTAGGAGGGTTTGTGCATACCTTTATCCAGACCATGCTCACTGTCCACCTGCCGTTCTGTGGCCCCAGCCTGATCGACCACTACTTCTGTGACGTCCACCCCTTACTGAAGCTGGCTTGCACAGACACATATGTGGTGGGGCTCATTGTGGTGGCCAACAGTGGCATGATTTCACTCATCTCCTTTGTCATCCTTGTGGGTTCTTACACAGTCATCTTGCTTTCCTTCAAGACCCGCTCATCAAAGGGGAGACGCAAGGCCCTGTCCACGTGTGCTTCCCACATCACTGTCGTCATCCTGTATTTTGTCCCCTGCATCTTCATCTACCTGAGGCCTTCTACCACTTTCCCGGAGGACAAGATGGTAGCTTTATTTTACACCATCAtcacacccatgctgaaccctctgatctacagcctgagaaacgtggaagtgaaaaatgccatgaggaGACTGTGGATCAAGAGGTTGCTGGGCAGAAATCGGAGAGACCCTGATGGGAAGTTCGATGGAATTGGTACAGTTGTACCAGCTTCCAAAAATGTTGTTGGGAATTTGTCAGTCATCAGTCCTCAATCCTATCACACAAATACCTAAGTATCATAGGAAGAGTCTTGGATTTGATGTCTAAAGATCTGGTTTGGAGGGTCTGCCCTACCAATCACCAGTAGTTGACTTTAGAGACATGCTAAAGGCACTCTAATATCAAGTAGATATTCCCTACGAGGAGCCATGAGTGGACCAAACACTTTTATAGAAAAACCTGACACCAAACACAGTCGGTTTTATGACACAGAACTGTTGCCTCTAGCAATAGCTTCTAGCGGTATGTCacgtatctatatatatatatgctaacaAAGGAGTGATACCAACAAAAAAGTCTCAAGTTCATTTCACTAACATTTGCCTTTCCTGTATCCTCACTTGAAAAGAGAGATGAAGCTACTACCTTACCCATGACTCCCCAGGGTTATACAGGAAATGAGGTGAAAGCATTTCATCAGTGGTCAAGCTGCATTCCTGGATGTTGTTGCTACCCTTAACTTGGCAACTTCACACATCTAGACAATTCTCATTTCAGGAATTCAACTTAAGGTGGAGGTGTTTCTCTCCCATAATTGTCGTTAGACAGTTCATAGATGGGAATTGTGTATGTTGACATTACAGTAGAAGCTATATTGGACTCagtattaaaagaagaaaaagaaaaaaaaaaccatcttcaTTATGGGGGGCTACCTGGGTTCAAGGAAAGGGTTTTTAGTGGACATTGTGGTGAGCCACCCAGATTTCCCTTCCGGATGGACGTGCTCATTCCCTCAGCTGCCAGGAGGAAGGCTGCTCATTCTTCTCCAGATAATACCTTTCCTCCAGGGGAGCACCAACATCACATCCTCAGCCCCCAGCAGGCTGCATTCAAGAATGGTCAATGTGATGGTAAAATGAGACGGTGTGAAACAGCTTGAAACAACTCTTCAAGGCCATTCCAGCTCTAAAGTTCCCTGTGGGACCATCCAagatcttttttgttattgtaccacagctcatcttctccctctgcccaaatCTGCTTCCTTCACTCTTTGACAGATGTTGATCGTGGGAGCACTTCCCAGTAAGTTTTTACACACGAACTCAATCCCAGAGATGCTGCCTAGGCAATACAACCTTTGACCGAGATCCTCCattccaaggggaaaaaatacatgcaaatattaaaataactgaaaatcttTTTGCATGACTTGAAGAGAAGTGAGTTCTACTTTCTGAGCAGACTTGCCTAACTTGTTTAACAGTGGCATGGAtagattaaaaatgtatattttaaattatgaactaCCAGTGTACTAAacatacattttgtttatatctAACTGCCTAGCACCTTCATAGCCTCTCATCATTGAAACCCAAGAGATGTGAACAGTTCTGGGTggatcatttttttccatttttccctcctGAGGATTAAGGAAATAAACTTTGGTTTCCCTCTAGCACTGAAtgcaggtttttggttttttttttgcttttttaatgtcAAGAAGGTGCTCCCCAAAGCACTGAACCTTCTGGGACACTGCCTGGAGTAGGGGACCCTCATGCTTTTGTCTAAGGGGAGTACAGACTACAGGGCAGTTTTGGACTATTCACTGGCTACAGAAGCAGAAGCTGAAGCACTTGTCATATGCTGATtctttctcccccctttttttttctactaccgTATATCAAGAGCATAGTAGTAGTTAAACATTTTAGGACTCAGATGAGATGGCTCGATGAACAATGACCAGGTCCCCTATGGAGAGAACATCAACTGTATACCAAATTAGGACAAGGGAAGGACAATTAGGACAATTAGGCACGACAATTAGGACAATTCTGAAAGGCTCAGGGTGGACTCGTGCATGTCCCCTGTTTGTACTCTAGATGCCCTTTCCACGCTGGCTCATCATGGTTTCTGTCCACTGAGGGGACCTTCAGGAATTGCCTCAGCGGTTCCCTCTGCTCTGCaataaacaagaagaaaacagagacgAGACCTCATCCCCTAGACCTTCCTGTCACATTTTATACTTGTCTTCCAAACTGCTGTTTGCCTAACAAGTCTTAAGACCTCAGGAAAGACCTCTGATCATTTGCCACTGGCATTGCTGTTGTTTTCAACGACAAGCATAGGCATGAAACTTTCTCACTCAGCTCCAAAGAAAGAAAGTCAACTCTCTCCAGAAGTGGAGCAGCCTGTTTGTACAACACAACGCTCTGCCGTCTGGAACTTCTACACCATCTAACTGGAGGGTGAGTGGGTGGGAGCAGCCTCAGAATAAAACGGCCATAGGCTCCCAGTCTTCTTTCCAAGGTTGGGcaaattttcttgaataaatacttCACAATTTGTGGTATGTATCTGATCAATATCTAGAGTTTTTGAACcattatttttgataattttgtccagttttattgttgtttcttgGAGATAAGTTTTATGAGTTCCTTACGCTTCTATTCTGCAAGTCCTGCTTTCACAAACCTTGTTTTTAATGGCAAAATGTTAcaagcaaatattaaaacatcctggaattttaaataatgaaattaggaAATCATTGGTGCATGGATAGGCATAAAGTACAGCAAAATAGTAACTAAATTGTATAGAGCTCCCATGTGATAGgaaaatatccaggagttccgGCTAGTTCCACAGAGGAGAAAAAGGTAGCTGAAGGTCAGGGGTCTTTGGGGGTTACGATGATGAGATAGCCCTGAACAAGTGCTGCAGGACCAACAGCCTAAACCAAGAGCCATAAGGAGGAGGCAGCTGATATTCAGAGCTGTATAGATAAGAGGAACCCAAATCAGCAAAGGAGAATGAGAAATCACTACATACTAATTAATATCTCCTATAaatcaaataagaaatattttaacaagaaagtttctgaaaagacaatccatagaGGAAAAATGTCAGTAGccaacaaaataggaaaaatgtttCAACGTACAAgtaatcaagaaaatataaattgcttTCCAATGCATGATTTTTCACCATCCATCGGATTGGTAATAATGTAAAAGTGTGATAATATCCACTATTGGTCGAGTGGGAGAGTAGTACCCACGGatattgttggtgggaacgtaaattagTAACTAGGGCAAAGACCACTCGCCATCCACTGAAATGGGGGTGCTCTCCTTCTCTAGGCACACAGCTAGACCATGTTGCTGGCCACTACTGTGGTCGGGAGTGGATGTAAATAAGTCCTCTCCCCTAGAATGTGAGAAGTGACGTGGACCACTTTGAGCCTCCCATGAACCCACTCCATGCTCTTTCCTCTTCTACCGCCTGGATGCAGGTAAAGCTGAGTCTTAGTAGATGTCTATGATGCTTAATTCTATGTGGCAACTTGGCTGAGCCACAGGATGCCCGATATGTGGTTAAGCGTTATTTCTGGGTGTGGCGGAGAAGATGCATCTGGAAAAGATTAGCATTTGACTCAGTAGAAAGAGTAAAGCAGATTTCCCTCTTCAATGAGGACGGGCACCATCCAGTCCCTCGAGGGCCTGAATAGGACAGAGAAGGCAAAGGAAGGCAGAATTCCCTCTCTCCACCTGACACGAGCTGAGACACAGGTCTTCACCTGCTCTTGGACTTGGACTCATACCAGTAGCAGTCGTGATGCTCAGGCCTTTGGATTCAGATTGGAACTACACTAttggctctctggggtctctggcTTGTGGACGGCAGATCTTTGAACTTCTCAGACTTCATAACCTATGAAGTCAATCCCtgatatagatagatgatagctCAATAGATAGATGTGATTACATtcatatatattactatatataattactatatatatacatatttgcatCTCTCTCAATCTATGGTACTTCACTATGGGACCCAACTAAAACTAATACAGATTGGGagtaaagaataaagataaaataaattttaggagttccagttgtggcgcagtggttaacgaatccgagtaggaaccatgatgttgcgggttcggtccctgcccttgctcagtgggttaacgatccggcgttgccatgagctgtggtgtaggttgcagatgcggctcggatcttgcgttgctgtggctctggcataggccggtggctacagctccgattcgacccctggcatgggaacctccatatgctggtggagcggcccaagaaatagcaaaaagacacacacacaaaaaaaagataaaataaattttaaaacaagaggGACCTTACATGGATCAATGATAAAATAGGGACTATAATTAGCTTAACCTTGAGATTAGTCCACACAAACCCACACATACGTTTTGgaacatatataaaatcaaatactaTGAAACAGTTAAAAGAATGGTGCTATGGGTTCCAGTTCAAGACAGTGACATAGGAAGTTCCTAAACTCACCTTACCCCATGGACACACCAAATCTACAACTACGCATGGACAATTCCTtctgaaagaaatccaaaaacTAGCTGAGTGATTCCTACACATTGCGTGAACAAGAAAAAACCCACACTGAAATGAGTACAGAAGGCTGAGACACTCTCTCTCCACAAACCATTTCCCTAGCACAGAAACATGCCATCAGGAAGAACTCCCAACTCctagcttctttctctctcttttggacCCAATATTGTATCCCAACTTTTAGGACTTCCACCTAAGGAATGTACCCCAAAACACCTAGCTCCAAAAGCCAACTGGGCTTGTGCCCATGAAACCCAGAACACCTTAGCAAACAAAACAGTCGCTCTTCAAGCACGTGAGTATTTGCTGTGGCTACctctgctgaactctgcagaggGAGCAAGCAAAAAACTCCCATCTCCCAGTCGTTCCCTGAAAGAGGCTTATTTGTACAATTTAAAAGTTGTTGCCTGAGAGCCCAGCTTTTAATCAGTCTGCTTCTAGGTGCTGACACTGACAGCTCTTGGCAAACCCTCAGCTACTGAGAGCCACgaaaaatgaagaaagcagcCTGGACTATCAAAAACATTGGAGACAACCGAAAGTTCAGGCCAGgctgaaaataaatttcatgtcCTACAAAGACTACTCCATCAAGACAGGAAGAGGTGGCTATTTTATCTGATGCATAGAAATTAACACAGAATCAAGGGAAAtgaacagaggaatatgttcaaCAAGATAAACCTTCAGAAACAGACtttaatgaaatggagataaactATTTACTGataaaaagtttaggagttcccgttgtggcgcagtggttaacgaatctgactaggaaccatgaggttgcgggttcagtccctggccttgcttagttggttaacgatccggcgttgccatgagctgtggtgtaggttgcagacacggctcggatcccgcgttgctgtggctctggcgcaggccggtagctacagctctgatttgacccctagcctgggatcctccatatgctgccagagcagcccaagaaatggcaaaaagacaaaaaataaaatgaaaaataaaaaaaataaaagcgtTCCAAAAGATACcagtaaatttttttcaagtttaaaaacagTATGTGTAATATAATTATCACCatggatgtaaaaaaaaaaaaaaaacaacaccaatTACATGTATTCTCAGCTGTTTCCACTAATGCTCAACTCAGATGTTGACCTCTTTGTCTTTTAGAAAAAGTTCTCGCTGCTACAATGAtcattgaaagaagaaaaagaaccaattagttttctattttgtgaGTTCGAGGATCAACCAGTCCTCCACTTTCTGGAGGCCACACCAAGGCTTTCTGGCGTGATGACAACCTCTGGCAGCTAATTATGCCCTCAGGAGCTGAGGCAAAGAGTTAGGAAAAGTTTGCAAAGGAGCAAATTAGTGTTATCCCATGAGGGGGTGGTTCTTCAGAGCTAAGAACTTTTACCTGCTTGAGATCCCCAGGAGCTTCAGGTAAGTAATTAAAGGCATGATTGGAGGCTACAAGAACACATCCCTGCTAAATGTGCAAGTCACTTATGAGCTCACAGTTCCCGACTCCTGTAACCATCGTGTGGACCAAAACTGGGACACAGCATCTCCCAGTTTCCCTGTCAGGTCTACAAAATCATACATTGAGAAGCagctgagagttccctggtggcctagcaggttaaggatccagtattgctatggttgtggtgcagcctggcagctttggctccgattcgaccccctagccttcgaacttctatatgccgcaggtgcagctgtcaaaagagaacaacaacaatgaaacacCCAAAACCTGTGACACAGGGATTAAACCGTTCAGATCTGGGAGTTATTAAAACACCAGTTAGTTTACCCAACTAACTCATGTAATCTTTTTCACCATctggaaaattcaaattaaaccCCATCTTTTATTTACCCAACTAATGGCTCAAGGCCACCTCTACCTTAAGAGCAGAAGTCCTTGCTCTCTCACAGAAGGCTGGCCCCCACCTCATACCAAACTACCTAAGAGCACTCAGGCCCAAGGACTCCTGCTTCTAAAGGCCAATTAGGggagagaagaatataaaatatgtccAGGCGTTGTCTTTGGTCGTAGCCATGTAATTGGTCCTGTGTAATCAGATGGATGTGTGGTGGGTACTGCAAGGCTTGACTCCTGCCAAGCCACAGTATAATTCCACCCTTGAGTCCAAGGTCACAGTTATCTTTGTTCACTGTCACATATGCAGCTTCTGCTCCCCAAAACACAGTGGCCCAAAGAAGCTTCCAGCCTAGGCACATGCTGCACAAAATAAAGGCTCATACCCAAACTGCAGTGCTGAACCTACCTCACCAACATAGGTTCCCCTTTCCCTCATGGTGGGCTCCTTCTAGGGGGGGggtctctaaattttttttttatactgatgGATCTTGGTCAAACCACCAAACCAGGTTTTCTTAATTGCAAATCTCAGAGACCTAAAGTTTGGGCGGTGGGGGGAAGGTCAGCCTTCTCCTTCCCAGAAAGCCCCTTAAGAAATTTGTATGAAAATTCTGCAAACCAAGGAGAGAAGCAGTTTTTGCTCTGCCTCAGGACAGACATAACAATAGTAAGTTCCTGTCCTCACTACATCTGCATACTTAAGCAGGGCACTCAAAGATAACTTCTCAGGACAAAAACATTTTCTCCAAGGAAACGATCTGCCTCTTCCTATGTAAAGCAGCAGCATCTTGAACTGGGGGCACATTAGTTCATTTGAAGCTTTGAGCACATGCTTCTACTCACACTTTCCAGATGAAGAGGTTCAAAGACATGGAGTGGCTCGTCCACAGTTATCACCAGTAGTAGGTGGTCAGCTAGGTCACAAACCAGCTCCATCTGGCTCCAAAAGCCTAGAAGAGTTTCTGAGATTCAGGAAACGGGGCGTGGCTTCGCTGGGCGTGTCCCGGCTCAAGTTCTCGCGAGAGCTTGCAGACCAGCTGTTGGCTCAGTGCCGCCATCAATCTGAAGGCTTGATGGGGTTGGAGATGCTGCTTCCAAGATCTCTTGGCTGTTGGCAAAGAGGCTCAGCTCCACACCATGAGTGCCTCTCATAGGTTTGCCCATGAGAGATGGAGCGAGAGACAGAAAAGCTgcagcgtctttttttttttttttggcgggagGGGGGgctcttttttgccatttcttgggccgctcccgcggcatatggaggttcccaggctaggggtccagtcagagctgtagccgccggcctacaccacagccacagcaacacgggatccaagccgcgtctgtgacctacaccacagctcacagcaaagccagatccttaacccactgagcagggccggggattgaacccacaacctcatggttaacccctgagccacggcgGGCACTCCGGCAGCGTCTTTTACATCCTAACCCCAGAAGTAACAGATCATCACTTCTGCCATATCCTATTGGTCACACAGACCAGCCCTGGAGGGGAGTGTGGGTAACAAGCAGCCTTAGGAGCCATGTTGTTGGAGACCatatggcatttatttatttattttttccttctttttcacatctaaatttcccaattttttttataCCGTGAACATATAAAGTATAAGGAAAAAAGCTACTGGCTGCTGGCAAGGGCACTTCCTCAGCCCCTCTGTTGATTTTTAAGCATCTCCTTCCTCTTTCAAGCTATTCTCCACCGTCTCGCAGCCGAATTAAAGATTGCTTTCTCAGCACAGTCCTCTGGCGCCACCTGGTGGCAGCTTCCAAAATCGTTGCCAACAACTGACGGCAGTGAACTCGAGTCCGAAGACCTCCCCTGCCTGCAGGAAAGTGACTTAGGATATAACTATCGTTTAGAAGATAAAGCCTAGGATCGCATGTATTAATTCAGAGGGCCCAGGGATCTTCCACATTCATCCGTGAAGGGAGCTGTGGAATCCCAGAAAGGATGGAAGGGCTGTAATAACTTCTGTTGCCAGAACTCAGCCTCTGCTCACCCATGCCAAGTAGaaacgtggagacagagttttgggtgaaggagaaaaaaatagctttattgttttgccaggcaaaggagggtcacagcagacGAAAGCCTCAAGGACTGTGTCCCCCTTAAGAGAGATCGGAggtagttttatagtttggggaatgaaaaatagggccacagataaggatgaGGTTAGAGACGAGCTGGCATTGTTTTCagagctggtgttcagtggtctggggGACTTTCCGGAATAAAGAACGCTTCATAAATATCTAACATTTTTTTAGGGGgttgttctgcagaagaactcaaagattgtgatctatattccttgaggaggaaccaggaccctgccccaaagtTGTGCTATTGTTTCCTGATGGCTCCTCCCTGTTTCTGCATCttcccccgcccccttccctgattagcaactgtttgaacctgccctttggaactcagagaaggtcatggaagctgaagtttattccctaaaaacaagaaatgggggacacaagAAAGGCTTGTGCGCCCAGGGGCCAGTGGGGCCTTGCTCGGTTTCACTTTGAAGAACAGGGGTAATCCTATTTTCTCACTGCCTGCTCATCTGCTCCCCAGATACCAGCCAGGCCCTCCAACCGGGCAGACTCACACTTAGCCAGGAGCAAGAAGGTGGGTCCCCTCTTTCCTCCAGTCTAACAGCTCAAAATCTAACCTCCAGAAATTTCACTTTCACCTTTAACAAACTGCTAGCAACAGGAGGCTGTCCAAAAAGTATGGGTTCACACTCATTTTGAAGAACTTTGTAAACCTGGACAAATACCTCTTGAAATATGCTGCAGCTTATCTTTTTGAGCCAAggaaaaaatgctaaattttagggttttttttttttttaagtattattctttttatttatttatttattgtctttttgccatttcttgggccgctcccgcggcatatggaggttcccaggctaggggtcgaatcggaactgtagccactggcccacgccagagccacagcaacgcgggatccaagctgcgtctgcaacctacaccacaggtcacggcaatgctggatgccggatcgttaacccactgagcaagggcagggcccgaacccgcaacctcatggttcctagtcggattcgttaaccactgcgccacgacaggaactcctaaattttagtCTTAATAAGTCCTCTATACTcactgggaaatttttaaaaatttaggcagaagaaaataaaaataaaagctaccaTTACATAATTCTGgagttgttttttcttcccttcctatgTGCTTATCTAATTTTGTAATGgaatttttcccttatagttctatacatttttttcctcacttcaGTTTTACAGGTTATGAGCCCAGATGAtcgcttgatttttttttttcttttttttttttttttgtcttgttgttgctatttcttaggccgctcccgcggcatatggaggttcccaggctaggggttgaatcggagctgtggccaccggcctacgccagagccacagcaacgcgggatcgagccgcgtctgcaacctacaccacagctcacggcaacgccggatcgttaacccactgagcaagggcagggaccgaacccgcaacctcatggttcctagtcggattcgttaaccactgcgccacgacgggaactcctgatggcttGATTTTGACTTCTCATGATGCCTCtgtttcttggctgcacctgggcaGTCTTTATCAAGTTTAAGTGCTAGGAGCAGGAAACACTTGAAAGCTGGGGTGTTTTGCAGGTTAGCCTGGTTTTTCAACAGTACAGTGATAGAACAACAGGTCACTGATAGACTGTGAAGGTTTCTGgcaccctcctgcctcccccaaaACAAGAGTTTATGCAGAAGAATTCTGGGACAACTTTGGCCTGAATCAAAGCATAAAGAGTGTGGATTTGCTCCCCCAGCCCAGCAAGAAGCCCAGCTGAGCTAACTCTAACCAAACCTTTAGCAAAGGCCCCCAGGATAAAGGTATAGGCAAATCCTTATTGTTTGCTCTCACCTCCAAGTTCTTCTCCTAATGGCCTGTGTAAAAAAACTGactgcattttaaatgaaatcatcTACTGTTGAAAGAGACAACTCTGTACCAAACTTTGGAGTtgattcaaatcccagttctgccaatCACTTATCTAGGGGGTTGCATCTTTCTTAGCTATTGCCACAAAAATGCTACATAACAAAGGCCCCCAAAGTCATAGATTCTTACGGAATAAATAAGTCTCCTGGATCCACAGGTCAGCTAGGGCACAGCTGTCCTAGGCAGGACTGGGCCAAGTAGCTCTGCTCCAAGGTGGAGTTTGGGGGGTGCTTGGCTGGGCAGCTCTGTTCCACATGCATTCAATCTGGGGCCCAGGTTCACAGGGCAAGTGCCCAGGGATGTTCTTGTCATGGCAATAGTTGACGgacaggagggagaaaaaaatcaagtgaaattTCATATTGGACTAGGTTTGAAATGAGTACTGTCACTTCCACTGACATCTATGGGcccaagagaagagagaagtttCCAGCCCATGATCTTCACATATCTCAGACCCACCCTTGTGACACTGACAGTATTAACAGTCTGAACcgagccagaacacagattgggacttgaacccaaggttttaaattagactcaccctgtgtctggactacTGAGGTTCAGCTTCTCCatgtctctgcacagaaggaattcagcgagagacaaagcgataggcaagaaatagatttattaggataggacacttgtgagagatgcaaccgggcaggcacggaagctctacTCTGAGGATCCTGTGGGCTACACAGTTTTtttcatccaaggggagtgggggttggaaaagcccaccttgtcctttctgggagtagtagctcctccttagtatctggtaaggtgtatTCAAATCCGAGGAAGCGTGGTCCTcgaactcttgcccttggtctgaataggaatgcaggcctcatcccatcccccactcaaTGACCTGAGgtaattctcaaggctccactaatgcAACAAACCTGCctggttctgatggcttttttgaccAATTTACTTACTCACAGAGATCTCCCAATGTCGGCCAAGTTTCCCTGTAacgggacttctacaactacctgcgtctactccatccctatttcttggagtttcctggtggcctagcagttaagtttccagcactgtcactgctatggttccatccctggcctgggaacttacactaGCAGCATGGaagactcccccccaccccaaaagaaaagaaatgcacccATCTCTCTAAATTCACCACTCCTTCCTTCAAAAGCTATCATCATCcacccagggaactatatctgatttcttggggtagaacatggtAGACggtcatatgagaaaaagaatgtgtatatatgcatgattggctcactatactgtacagcaggaattggcacaacactgtcatCAACTATacgctaaaaaaacaaaagctatcaTCTGTTTCCCAAACCAGAGCCCCTAACAGGCTTCCCAGCTTCCAGTCTGCCCCTCCCACCGCTGCTAGACTAACTTCCCATCTCCTGCACACAGCTCACGAAGGCCCACTTGACCGGCCACTGACCCCTGATGGTGATCCCGGAAAAATGATACCGGAATCCAGATTCTTGTTCACAGCAATTGAAGAATGAATTCCACGAACACACAGGAAGCAAGCAAGccaagtctttattaaagaaaagcaagtaGCTCCCAGGCCCGCTGGGAGTGGGCagaagagcccccttctttattgtcctataggggtttttatttcttaaagatagggggtaccaacgtggggtgcagaaagatgtgggtttttttcccattggccttgctcaattccctatatcagtccttgtccaataggctcttaggggtggaaatgtcccctgtaagttttatggtttctttgtccttttctttccttagattaagtcaccatgcctctcattcctttttatcagttgaggagtgggctagagatttgcatttcctgcagtaaacaaagcctgtggggaatgcacatttcctataataacacaaggcctgtggaggtgtttctccctggagcccttaagccacaaatgttaatcaatatccatatcgAAAGTGGGTATCAGAACCCgtgttcctacactgactacctgagttcaTATTCTGTCTCAATGGCATCTCCAGCTTCATGTTGggccctcagcttcctcaccAGCCATGCCCCAAAGACCAAGTCTTCTCCCTGCTCTTCAGAAGTGCAGAATTCTTTCCTGCCTCAGGGGCTAGGCACATGCCACCTCCCTGCCCACTCCCTCTAGGGCCAGCCTGTCACTCCAGCTGCAGTGTAACATCAGAGACAGGTCTGGCTCCTTCTTCCAGTCTCTCCCGCAGGCCTTTCGATTCCACAAGGGCAGAGATCATGCctgtttttttttcacaaaagcaCATGTCAAGGGCCTTCTGCCAGCCCATAGCACATGATCAACACAAATTTAAGTTGATAAATAGCTACGTTTACTGGATGTTGATTGAATGTGTCCCAGGCAATATGCTAAGTGTCTCAGTAAGCACCAGCATCA is part of the Sus scrofa isolate TJ Tabasco breed Duroc chromosome 2, Sscrofa11.1, whole genome shotgun sequence genome and encodes:
- the LOC100524237 gene encoding olfactory receptor 4S2-like, encoding MENNVTEFILMGLTQNQEAQQICFFLFILFYMILMTGNFLIIMTIQRSPNLNSPMYFFLSFLSFVDICYSSVTAPKMITDFQVNVKRISLVGCMAQLFFVHLLGGTEIFILTVMAYDRYVAICKPLHYLTIMDWKFCSILVVSCWLGGFVHTFIQTMLTVHLPFCGPSLIDHYFCDVHPLLKLACTDTYVVGLIVVANSGMISLISFVILVGSYTVILLSFKTRSSKGRRKALSTCASHITVVILYFVPCIFIYLRPSTTFPEDKMVALFYTIITPMLNPLIYSLRNVEVKNAMRRLWIKRLLGRNRRDPDGKFDGIAILHRLAAELKIAFSAQSSGATWWQLPKSLPTTDGSELESEDLPCLQENTSQALQPGRLTLSQEQEGNFLSQVLHFSGSGSAVGGAYVHVGFDARPPSPWFPEELEWEGVWRTELPHEQGPLKKSQSSARLACQGQATCAGPEAIRPHPAAPNTPGPAGHP